A region of Laspinema palackyanum D2c DNA encodes the following proteins:
- a CDS encoding SBBP repeat-containing protein, which translates to MDNLLQESGLDLTPTIPSTPTSPLEWLPPIQNIPVMGNTGIGLEPDSDFISPSDISPTLLDTSNPHLDSSLGNLPLSFIANVGQIDPEVEFLVQGAQHDIFFTPDEIVLNKSQVIDDETVSHQVKVSFAGANPDPTIDELAPLPGVANFITGDDPSQWHENVPTYQGITYQNLYDGIDLIYRGDEGELKSEFIVSPGVDPGQIRMNYEGSDRLNIREDGALVIETPFGELVESAPYLYQDINGERVTVSGAYQLLDNAQVGFTIGEYDPSVPLAIDPTLDYTTYLAPTRFDGNTDIAIDDRGDLYVIGTTPFGQFPTPDLPPTSTPPNVLISKFSNDGTLLYSTFLGGNNASFGEGIATDSGGNVYVTGTTTANDFPTLNGIQSALNGNSDAFITKLSNTGSLVYSTFLGGMDSDVSRDIAVDNNSNIYVTGYSQSSDFPLLNAVQNTYNGSSTTFPSLLGDAFVTKLSSEGELVYSTFLGGSDDEGGIAITADAEGNAYITGETYSSNFPVLNAIQPNLSGFLDIFLTKLSSNGRLVYSTYLGGTNGEIPGDIALDESNQIYLIGTTYVSGRPIPMGLTEPPPGVLPPPPYMSSDRSLATDSAINSPATESNENQRAFSFPTVNPFQSDLGGNPSAVVVKLPNDGSRLIYSTLLGGTNWDEGHGIIVDQSGNAYVTGLTRSADFPTVNAFQTKFRSFNPRSTFSSPDAFVSKLTADGSQVEYSTYLGGSGDDTGRKIALDNQGNVYVIGTSSSPDLPNPKGGTAFRGNNLFLAKVTPESGPLVEFPFISLVEISLMQNYFIGPLIVFDENFYRATNPDVDAAVTGGIFLSGFDHFERFGQVEGRQPSLLYNEPRYLAENPDVAAAVAAGQFRSGFEHFRSFGFSEGRDRRTTLFDEQFYRTIYPDIIPALTSVSSQGFASGYNHYIAFGQRERRNPNRYFDESFYLATYPDVAAAVEAGTLASGFEHFAYNGEIEGRQPSPLFNEQFYRATYPDVAAAVASGSFRSGFDHFLQFGSREGRAGVG; encoded by the coding sequence ATGGATAATCTACTCCAGGAGTCAGGATTAGATCTGACTCCTACTATTCCAAGTACCCCCACTTCCCCACTGGAGTGGCTTCCTCCTATTCAAAATATCCCGGTTATGGGTAACACCGGAATAGGACTTGAACCCGACTCAGATTTTATTTCCCCATCGGATATTTCTCCCACTCTTTTAGACACCTCCAATCCCCATCTTGACTCTAGTTTGGGCAATCTACCCCTAAGTTTTATTGCAAACGTAGGCCAAATTGACCCCGAGGTAGAATTTCTCGTCCAAGGCGCGCAACATGATATTTTCTTTACTCCGGATGAAATTGTTTTAAACAAATCCCAAGTCATCGACGATGAAACTGTCTCTCATCAAGTTAAGGTTTCATTTGCCGGTGCTAATCCGGACCCCACCATTGATGAACTCGCCCCCTTGCCGGGAGTCGCTAATTTTATTACCGGAGATGACCCGTCCCAATGGCATGAAAATGTTCCCACCTATCAGGGTATTACCTATCAAAATCTTTATGATGGAATTGATTTAATTTATCGTGGGGATGAGGGAGAACTCAAGAGTGAGTTTATCGTTAGTCCCGGTGTAGATCCGGGCCAAATTCGGATGAACTATGAAGGGAGCGATCGCCTCAATATCCGCGAAGATGGAGCCTTAGTCATCGAGACGCCCTTCGGTGAATTAGTCGAATCGGCCCCCTATTTGTACCAAGATATCAACGGCGAACGAGTCACCGTCAGTGGTGCTTATCAACTCTTAGACAATGCACAAGTTGGCTTTACCATTGGGGAATATGATCCGTCGGTCCCTCTGGCGATCGACCCCACTTTAGACTATACAACCTATCTTGCACCGACCAGATTTGACGGGAATACCGATATTGCCATAGACGATCGCGGTGATTTATATGTAATAGGAACGACTCCCTTTGGACAATTTCCTACTCCGGACCTTCCCCCGACTAGCACTCCGCCGAATGTATTAATTTCTAAATTCTCCAATGACGGGACGTTACTCTATAGCACTTTCCTCGGTGGCAATAATGCCAGTTTCGGTGAAGGAATTGCCACCGATAGTGGGGGCAATGTTTACGTCACTGGAACTACGACTGCGAATGATTTCCCCACCCTAAATGGAATTCAATCGGCTTTAAACGGGAACTCAGATGCTTTTATTACAAAACTGTCTAATACGGGTAGCTTAGTTTACTCCACTTTTTTAGGCGGCATGGATAGCGATGTCAGCCGGGATATTGCGGTGGATAATAATAGCAATATTTATGTGACTGGATACAGTCAGTCCAGTGACTTTCCCCTACTCAATGCCGTTCAAAATACATATAATGGCAGCTCAACTACTTTTCCATCTCTTCTCGGGGATGCTTTTGTGACAAAGCTTTCGAGTGAGGGTGAATTAGTCTACTCCACATTCCTCGGGGGTAGTGATGATGAGGGGGGCATAGCCATTACTGCAGATGCCGAAGGCAATGCCTATATCACTGGGGAAACCTATTCTAGTAACTTTCCGGTTTTAAATGCGATTCAACCCAATTTGAGCGGCTTTTTAGATATTTTTCTAACTAAACTATCTAGTAATGGCAGATTAGTTTACTCCACCTATCTCGGGGGAACGAATGGGGAGATCCCTGGGGATATTGCCTTGGATGAGAGTAATCAGATTTATCTGATCGGTACTACTTATGTGTCAGGGCGACCTATTCCAATGGGGTTAACAGAACCACCCCCAGGTGTACTACCCCCACCCCCCTACATGAGCAGCGATCGCTCCTTAGCGACGGATTCAGCTATCAATTCCCCTGCAACCGAGTCCAATGAGAATCAACGTGCTTTTTCGTTCCCAACTGTCAATCCTTTTCAAAGCGATCTCGGGGGTAACCCCAGTGCAGTGGTAGTTAAACTTCCCAATGATGGGAGTCGCTTGATTTATTCTACTTTATTAGGGGGAACCAATTGGGATGAAGGGCATGGAATCATCGTGGATCAAAGTGGAAATGCTTATGTCACGGGTTTAACCCGTTCTGCTGATTTTCCAACAGTAAATGCTTTTCAAACAAAATTCCGCTCTTTCAATCCAAGGTCTACTTTTTCTAGTCCTGATGCCTTTGTCAGCAAATTGACTGCCGATGGAAGTCAGGTGGAATATTCTACTTATCTCGGCGGCAGTGGAGATGATACAGGTCGAAAAATTGCATTAGATAATCAGGGGAATGTTTATGTGATTGGCACGAGTTCATCCCCAGACTTACCTAACCCGAAAGGGGGGACTGCTTTCAGGGGGAATAATTTATTCCTGGCTAAAGTTACTCCCGAGTCCGGACCGTTGGTAGAGTTTCCTTTTATTAGTTTGGTAGAGATTTCATTGATGCAAAACTATTTCATTGGGCCTCTTATCGTATTTGATGAAAACTTCTATCGTGCCACCAATCCCGATGTGGATGCAGCAGTCACTGGGGGTATTTTCTTAAGCGGCTTTGACCATTTTGAACGGTTTGGTCAAGTGGAAGGCAGACAACCCAGCCTTCTGTATAATGAACCGCGTTATTTAGCGGAAAATCCCGATGTAGCTGCTGCAGTAGCTGCCGGGCAATTCCGCAGTGGGTTCGAGCATTTTCGGTCTTTTGGGTTCTCGGAAGGACGCGATCGCCGGACTACCTTATTCGATGAACAGTTTTATCGCACTATTTACCCGGATATTATCCCTGCGCTCACCTCTGTCTCCTCTCAGGGTTTCGCTTCAGGGTATAACCACTATATCGCTTTCGGACAGCGAGAACGACGCAATCCCAATCGTTACTTTGACGAAAGCTTCTATCTCGCCACCTATCCCGATGTAGCAGCGGCAGTAGAAGCAGGTACTCTCGCCAGTGGATTTGAGCATTTTGCCTACAATGGCGAAATTGAGGGACGGCAACCCAGTCCTCTGTTTAATGAACAGTTTTATCGGGCGACTTATCCTGATGTTGCCGCAGCAGTAGCATCGGGCAGTTTCCGCAGTGGGTTCGACCACTTTTTGCAGTTTGGATCTAGAGAAGGACGGGCAGGAGTGGGTTAA
- a CDS encoding SRPBCC family protein yields the protein MSSTSDSVPNSEPRSPENATMSDTERWGSLIGGGAMVLMGLQQASLRGALLAIAGGGLAYRAATAETSLKSTVESAMQSTDKISVEQTVTIANRTPDELYHIWRNFENLPLFMKHLQSVRVLDEKRSHWVTKAPLNTTLEWDAEIITDQKNHLIAWTSVEDADIENSGFVRFQTAPGNRGTEVKVVLEYKPPGGKLTDAFAHLVGQSAEQQIRDDIRNFKMLAEAGEISTIEGQPSGAS from the coding sequence ATGTCATCCACATCCGATTCAGTTCCCAATTCTGAACCGCGATCGCCTGAAAATGCCACCATGAGCGATACTGAACGTTGGGGTTCCTTGATTGGCGGCGGTGCAATGGTTTTAATGGGATTGCAACAAGCTTCATTACGCGGGGCTTTACTCGCGATCGCCGGTGGTGGTTTAGCCTATCGTGCCGCCACCGCTGAAACCAGTCTGAAATCTACCGTCGAGTCCGCAATGCAAAGCACCGATAAAATCTCCGTTGAACAAACCGTCACGATCGCCAATCGTACTCCCGATGAACTCTACCACATCTGGCGCAATTTTGAAAATCTGCCCTTATTTATGAAGCATCTCCAGTCCGTTCGAGTTCTGGACGAGAAGCGCTCTCATTGGGTCACCAAAGCGCCTTTAAATACCACCTTAGAATGGGATGCCGAAATTATCACAGACCAGAAAAATCATCTGATTGCCTGGACTTCTGTCGAAGATGCCGATATTGAAAATTCCGGATTTGTCCGCTTTCAAACCGCCCCCGGAAACCGAGGCACTGAAGTAAAAGTTGTCTTAGAATACAAACCCCCCGGAGGCAAACTTACTGATGCCTTTGCCCACCTGGTCGGTCAATCTGCTGAACAGCAAATTCGCGATGATATTCGCAATTTTAAAATGCTGGCAGAAGCGGGAGAAATTTCCACTATAGAAGGTCAGCCTTCTGGCGCTTCTTAA
- a CDS encoding succinate--CoA ligase subunit alpha has product MNFTPDTKVLIQGITDVIGSTHAALMKAYGTNVVAGISPGCGGQTVQEIPVFDMVEQALRQVGPVDVTVIFVKPYAVLDAALEAIAAGIRQIIIITEGMPPLDMVKLVRKAEATDTLVLGPNTPGIIVPGKVLLGIHKSDFYTPGSVGLISRSGTLTYEIALQLTQAKLGQSIAIGIGSDAILGSSFAQWLQILDEDDHTEAIVLVGEIGGSSEEEAAHYIAAAIDKPVVAYVAGHHAPKGKRLGHAGDIMAARLSTGKTFNIVGADPDTAQSKIQAFKAAKIPVASSPAEIPNLVKKVLKQKKK; this is encoded by the coding sequence ATGAATTTTACGCCGGATACCAAAGTTTTAATTCAAGGCATTACGGATGTGATCGGTTCCACTCATGCGGCTTTAATGAAAGCTTATGGAACCAATGTGGTCGCTGGAATTAGTCCGGGTTGTGGGGGCCAAACGGTTCAGGAGATTCCGGTTTTTGATATGGTCGAACAGGCCCTGCGCCAGGTCGGTCCGGTGGATGTGACGGTGATTTTTGTCAAACCTTACGCGGTTTTGGATGCGGCGTTGGAGGCGATCGCTGCTGGCATCCGTCAGATTATTATCATCACCGAGGGAATGCCGCCTCTGGATATGGTCAAACTCGTGAGAAAGGCAGAGGCAACGGATACCTTAGTCCTCGGCCCCAATACCCCGGGGATTATCGTCCCAGGAAAAGTGTTGCTGGGTATTCATAAGAGCGATTTTTATACCCCGGGTTCCGTGGGGTTAATCAGTCGCAGTGGTACTCTCACCTATGAAATTGCTCTGCAACTCACTCAGGCTAAGTTAGGACAGTCGATCGCCATCGGGATTGGCAGTGATGCGATTTTGGGTTCCTCCTTTGCCCAATGGCTGCAAATTTTGGATGAAGATGACCACACCGAGGCGATCGTTTTAGTCGGCGAAATTGGCGGCAGTAGTGAAGAGGAAGCTGCACACTATATTGCCGCTGCCATTGATAAACCCGTGGTGGCTTATGTCGCCGGTCATCATGCACCGAAAGGCAAGCGCCTCGGTCATGCGGGGGATATTATGGCCGCCCGACTTTCTACAGGTAAAACTTTTAACATTGTTGGCGCTGATCCAGATACGGCTCAAAGCAAAATTCAAGCTTTTAAGGCGGCAAAAATTCCCGTGGCTTCTAGTCCAGCGGAAATTCCAAATCTGGTTAAAAAAGTCCTGAAACAAAAGAAAAAGTAA
- a CDS encoding zinc-dependent alcohol dehydrogenase, translating into MKAVCWHGKNDVRVENVPDPSILNPRDAILKITSTAICGSDLHLYDGYIPTMQKGDILGHEFMGEVVDKGSEVKNLKKGDRVVIPFTIACGHCFFCNRDLWSLCDNSIPDGKIAEKAYGHTPSGLFGYSHMLGGYAGGQAQYVRVPFADTAALKIPDGMTDKQVLFLTDIFPTGYQAAEYCNIQPGDTVAIWGCGPVGQFAIRSAYMLGAERVIAIDRVPERLAMAREGKAETINYEEIDAGEALKEMTGGIGPDSCIDAVGLEAHGTGLDAFYDKAKQSLRLETDRPTALRQAIVACRKGGTLSIPGVYGGFVDKFPLGALFSKGLTVKAGQTHVHKYLKPLLERIQNGDIDPTFVITHEMSLEEAPQGYEIFKHKRDNCIKIVLNP; encoded by the coding sequence ATGAAAGCAGTTTGCTGGCATGGTAAGAACGATGTGCGGGTTGAGAACGTTCCTGACCCCAGTATTTTAAATCCTAGAGATGCAATTTTAAAAATTACTTCAACGGCGATATGTGGGTCTGATTTACATCTTTATGATGGGTATATTCCCACCATGCAAAAGGGAGATATTCTCGGCCATGAATTTATGGGGGAAGTAGTCGATAAAGGGTCAGAAGTGAAGAACCTGAAGAAAGGCGATCGCGTGGTGATTCCCTTTACTATTGCTTGCGGTCATTGTTTCTTCTGTAATCGGGATCTGTGGTCGTTGTGCGACAACTCCATCCCCGATGGTAAAATAGCGGAAAAGGCTTACGGTCATACCCCTTCAGGATTATTTGGATACTCCCATATGTTGGGAGGATATGCCGGAGGGCAAGCGCAATATGTGCGAGTTCCTTTTGCAGATACGGCAGCTTTGAAAATACCCGACGGAATGACCGATAAACAGGTTTTATTTCTTACAGATATCTTTCCCACGGGCTATCAAGCGGCGGAATATTGTAACATTCAACCGGGGGATACAGTGGCGATTTGGGGTTGCGGTCCTGTGGGACAATTTGCTATCCGGAGTGCCTATATGTTAGGTGCAGAACGGGTGATTGCCATTGATCGGGTTCCGGAACGGTTGGCGATGGCGCGAGAAGGGAAAGCGGAAACGATTAATTATGAAGAAATTGATGCCGGGGAAGCGCTTAAAGAAATGACTGGCGGCATTGGACCGGATTCCTGCATTGATGCGGTGGGATTAGAAGCTCACGGGACGGGATTGGATGCATTTTATGATAAAGCGAAACAAAGTTTACGCTTGGAAACCGATCGCCCGACGGCATTGAGACAGGCGATCGTTGCTTGTCGCAAAGGCGGTACTCTATCGATTCCCGGGGTGTATGGCGGATTTGTGGATAAGTTTCCTTTGGGGGCGTTGTTTTCTAAAGGATTAACGGTGAAAGCGGGACAAACTCATGTCCATAAATACCTCAAACCGTTACTTGAGCGCATCCAGAATGGGGATATTGATCCAACCTTTGTGATTACCCATGAGATGAGTTTAGAGGAAGCACCCCAAGGGTATGAAATATTTAAGCATAAGCGCGACAATTGCATTAAAATTGTCTTAAATCCTTAA
- a CDS encoding ATP-binding protein, with protein MDSETVSAIQYLEIKAASLLLYQGVFRTELGKSFLKLIQLIYESSGGGAGGRVGLNCLKAYGCWFKRLAAEEMSWQDYLLNRILKDENPFTYQVQRKPFEEIPPPLIAAVKHDLEGLQCFYDCDGDRLRQWVEAASGIPMPPVVWNSSATESETMDQLPLGSPERAISALKSKKKWPDTLQELVAYYQTQGTGQFTEYQAFTWQSGKLKTIPHPDPVRLTQLVGYEFQRETLKKNTEFLLAGKPALNVLLYGSRGTGKSSLVKGLLNEYSKQGLRLIEIPKSQLQHLPEIVDELRDALEKFIIFVDDLSFEEDDDSFKALKVILEGTLTARPPNVVVYATSNRRHLVREFFEERPRPSQADEVHAWDTLQEKLSFSDRFGLTLTFEPANQDKYLAIVRHLATEAGLKLSPEDLEFQALQWATRHNGRSGRTARQFVDFLQSEQGI; from the coding sequence ATGGATAGTGAAACGGTTAGTGCCATTCAATATTTAGAAATTAAAGCGGCCTCTTTATTGCTGTATCAAGGGGTTTTTCGCACTGAACTGGGGAAATCTTTTCTAAAACTGATCCAGTTGATCTATGAAAGTTCGGGGGGAGGTGCTGGAGGCCGGGTGGGATTAAATTGTCTCAAGGCTTATGGCTGCTGGTTTAAACGCTTGGCGGCAGAAGAAATGAGCTGGCAAGACTATCTGCTAAATCGCATCCTGAAAGACGAAAATCCGTTTACTTATCAGGTGCAACGGAAGCCGTTTGAAGAAATTCCTCCGCCATTAATTGCAGCAGTCAAACATGATTTAGAGGGATTGCAATGTTTCTATGACTGTGACGGCGATCGCCTCCGTCAGTGGGTAGAAGCCGCCAGTGGTATCCCGATGCCTCCCGTAGTCTGGAATTCATCCGCCACCGAATCCGAAACGATGGATCAATTGCCCCTGGGTTCACCAGAACGGGCTATCTCCGCCCTCAAATCCAAAAAAAAATGGCCTGATACTCTCCAGGAGTTAGTTGCCTATTACCAAACACAAGGTACCGGGCAATTTACAGAGTATCAAGCCTTTACTTGGCAGTCAGGGAAACTAAAAACCATCCCACACCCTGACCCGGTGCGGTTGACGCAATTAGTGGGCTATGAGTTCCAGCGCGAAACTTTAAAAAAGAACACGGAATTCTTATTAGCCGGTAAACCCGCTTTAAATGTTTTACTCTATGGCAGTCGAGGAACGGGGAAATCTTCCTTAGTCAAGGGATTATTAAATGAATATAGTAAGCAAGGGTTACGATTAATTGAAATTCCCAAATCTCAACTTCAACATTTACCCGAAATTGTCGATGAACTCCGCGATGCCCTTGAGAAATTTATTATTTTTGTAGATGATTTATCCTTTGAAGAGGATGACGATTCTTTTAAGGCATTAAAAGTAATTTTAGAAGGCACTCTGACTGCCCGTCCTCCTAATGTAGTGGTCTATGCTACCTCTAACCGTCGTCATTTAGTCCGGGAGTTTTTTGAGGAAAGACCCCGCCCTTCTCAGGCAGATGAAGTTCATGCTTGGGATACCCTTCAGGAAAAACTTTCCTTTAGCGATCGCTTCGGATTAACCCTAACCTTTGAACCCGCAAATCAAGACAAATATCTGGCGATCGTCCGTCATTTAGCCACAGAAGCGGGATTAAAATTATCTCCCGAAGACTTAGAGTTTCAAGCCTTACAATGGGCCACTCGCCATAATGGTCGTTCCGGACGCACCGCCCGTCAATTTGTGGATTTTCTCCAATCAGAACAAGGGATATAA
- a CDS encoding ATP-grasp domain-containing protein — MDLLEYQAKELFREMGIPVLPSQRIDHPKDLKGLKIPYPVVLKSQVRAGGRGRAGGIKFVANTIDAVAAAQNIFHLPINTEYPEVLLAEAKYDTDREFYLAVVLDRAARRPLLLGSRQGGTSTELAMEQMQQVVVDEGFSPFYARRLTLKMGCTGPLIEAVSDIVEKMYLLFVEKDLDLVEINPLGISPVGEVMALDGKVTVNDEALGRHPSLLQLLPKTQPDEGLLAGSGSEVMAVPSELNFVELDGNIGLLCNGAGLTMATLDLVYAAGGKPANFVNIGGECRWDLTPELLCDRIKLGLALVSQKKNVKVVLVNLLGGLCSCTQAVKAIADYQKQSQRETATGNPQTQVKVIVRLYGSEIDQAREILQAVEVTVVENLDEAIALSVSLATNG; from the coding sequence ATGGATTTATTAGAGTATCAAGCAAAAGAATTATTCAGGGAAATGGGCATCCCAGTTTTGCCCTCGCAACGGATCGACCATCCCAAAGACTTAAAGGGACTCAAGATTCCCTATCCCGTTGTCCTCAAGTCCCAAGTCCGTGCAGGAGGACGAGGCAGAGCAGGTGGTATCAAGTTTGTAGCGAATACGATTGATGCGGTGGCAGCGGCTCAAAATATTTTTCACCTTCCCATCAATACGGAATATCCCGAGGTGCTCTTAGCTGAGGCTAAATATGACACCGATCGCGAATTTTATCTCGCGGTGGTCCTCGATCGCGCTGCCCGTCGTCCCCTATTGTTGGGTTCGCGCCAAGGGGGGACCAGTACGGAATTGGCGATGGAACAGATGCAGCAGGTGGTGGTAGATGAGGGCTTTTCTCCCTTTTATGCCCGTCGTTTAACCCTGAAGATGGGTTGCACGGGTCCTCTGATTGAGGCGGTGAGTGATATCGTCGAAAAGATGTATCTGTTGTTTGTGGAGAAGGATTTGGACCTGGTGGAAATCAATCCCCTGGGGATTAGTCCGGTGGGGGAAGTGATGGCCCTCGATGGCAAGGTGACGGTGAATGATGAGGCTCTCGGACGCCATCCGAGTCTGTTACAGTTGCTGCCGAAGACTCAACCTGATGAGGGATTGCTGGCGGGGTCTGGTTCTGAGGTGATGGCGGTGCCATCGGAATTGAATTTTGTGGAACTGGATGGGAATATTGGCCTGTTATGTAATGGGGCGGGCCTGACGATGGCGACTCTGGATTTGGTGTATGCGGCAGGAGGCAAGCCTGCTAATTTTGTGAATATCGGTGGAGAATGTCGTTGGGATTTGACCCCAGAACTCCTGTGCGATCGCATCAAGCTCGGGTTGGCCCTGGTGAGTCAGAAGAAAAATGTCAAGGTGGTGTTGGTGAATTTGCTCGGGGGTTTATGCTCCTGCACTCAGGCAGTAAAGGCGATCGCCGATTACCAAAAGCAGAGTCAGCGCGAAACGGCCACGGGAAATCCTCAAACTCAGGTTAAGGTGATCGTGCGCTTATATGGGAGCGAAATTGACCAAGCGCGCGAAATTTTGCAGGCGGTAGAAGTCACGGTGGTGGAAAACTTGGATGAGGCGATCGCCTTGTCCGTCTCGTTGGCAACGAATGGGTAA
- the rimM gene encoding ribosome maturation factor RimM (Essential for efficient processing of 16S rRNA), whose translation MKQQPSTPKTRPSDEWIEIGKIIGVQGLNGEVRVYPSTDFPERFEEPGQRWLKYPNQTTPQSVELVHGRLIENKGIFIVKLAEVTDRNQAEALRGSIFFVPQGDRPHLEEDEYYIQDLIGLVAIDQRTGKEIGTVVEILSAGHDILAIKPPVAPLETPDISETSEAPAKRKSQPNILIPFVKEIVPIVDMAAGRVEINPPPGLLEVNN comes from the coding sequence ATGAAACAACAGCCCTCAACTCCGAAAACACGCCCTTCCGACGAGTGGATCGAAATTGGTAAAATCATTGGCGTGCAAGGTCTCAACGGTGAAGTGCGGGTCTATCCCTCCACGGACTTCCCAGAACGGTTTGAGGAACCGGGACAGCGATGGTTAAAGTATCCTAATCAAACCACTCCTCAATCGGTGGAATTAGTTCACGGTCGATTGATTGAAAATAAGGGAATCTTTATCGTCAAATTGGCAGAGGTGACCGATCGCAATCAGGCCGAAGCGTTGCGCGGTTCTATATTCTTTGTTCCCCAAGGCGATCGTCCCCATTTAGAGGAAGATGAGTATTACATCCAAGATTTAATTGGATTAGTGGCGATCGACCAACGCACGGGAAAGGAAATCGGGACCGTCGTCGAAATTCTCAGCGCAGGTCATGATATTTTGGCAATTAAACCTCCGGTTGCACCTCTTGAAACACCTGACATTTCTGAGACTTCCGAGGCTCCCGCAAAACGAAAATCTCAGCCCAATATTTTAATTCCATTTGTGAAAGAAATTGTCCCAATTGTGGATATGGCAGCCGGTCGCGTGGAAATCAATCCACCCCCGGGTTTACTAGAAGTGAATAATTAG
- a CDS encoding 2'-5' RNA ligase family protein yields MISTDPTLYFIALLPPEAIQEEVTGYKQHFAENYQTRQALKSPPHVTLQPPFEWEVEKQGLLEEFLRGFAEVRAPVPMVLSGFGSFPPRVVYINVKKTPELLLFQSELATDLNSSLGIYDPKSKGRSFSPHMTIAFKDLRRHHFNMGWAEFKDRELYYECSASHLTLLVFQDRRWHICGEFPLKLQVAEPLAEPN; encoded by the coding sequence ATGATTTCAACTGATCCCACGTTATATTTTATTGCACTTTTGCCCCCGGAGGCAATTCAAGAAGAAGTCACCGGATACAAACAGCACTTTGCTGAGAACTACCAAACTCGTCAGGCCCTCAAGTCTCCCCCCCATGTGACTCTACAACCCCCTTTTGAATGGGAGGTGGAGAAACAGGGACTACTCGAAGAGTTCCTCAGAGGGTTTGCGGAGGTTCGTGCCCCTGTGCCGATGGTCCTGTCGGGGTTTGGTTCGTTTCCGCCCCGAGTGGTTTATATTAATGTCAAGAAAACACCAGAATTATTGTTGTTTCAGTCGGAGTTAGCGACCGATCTCAACTCGTCCCTGGGAATTTATGACCCGAAATCTAAGGGGCGATCGTTTTCGCCGCACATGACGATCGCCTTTAAAGATCTTAGACGGCATCATTTTAATATGGGATGGGCCGAATTTAAAGACCGAGAGTTGTACTATGAATGTTCAGCCAGTCATCTGACTTTACTGGTATTTCAGGACAGGCGGTGGCATATTTGTGGAGAATTCCCCTTAAAATTACAGGTTGCTGAACCCTTAGCTGAACCGAATTAA